The proteins below come from a single Mya arenaria isolate MELC-2E11 chromosome 8, ASM2691426v1 genomic window:
- the LOC128245040 gene encoding uncharacterized protein LOC128245040 isoform X1: MMAETLQVNFEEDGFATIQMVNGENRFQLSTIQEWNRVLDTVLANNGTKGLLIRGSGRFFSNGIDLAWVSGQTGDIPGQFLNGLHRLLYRILVFPVPTAALINGHAFGAGAFLALACDYRLMRQDRGWLCWPETAIGLPFGDFLLQLSRTKIPPGQSQRDAILYSKRLDGPEAKRLQLADGLVEETKMAAEAKSLILGALGRNRLSRDVLHNTKKDIYGKELDMSKL; encoded by the exons Atg ATGGCGGAGACCTTACAAGTGAACTTTGAGGAGGACGGCTTCGCTACCATTCAGATGGTTAACGGTGAAAATAGGTTTCAGTTATCTACCATTCAGGAATGGAACAGAGTTTTGGACACAGTTTTAGC GAACAATGGCACGAAGGGTTTGCTGATCCGCGGGTCGGGTCGATTTTTCTCAAACGGTATCGACCTTGCCTGGGTGAGCGGACAGACGGGCGATATTCCCGGGCAATTCCTCAACGGTCTACACCGATTGTTGTACCGCATACTCGTGTTTCCGGTTCCAACAGCCGCTCTCATCAACG GTCATGCATTCGGTGCGGGTGCGTTTCTGGCGCTGGCGTGCGACTATCGGCTGATGCGACAAGACCGTGGCTGGCTCTGTTGGCCGGAAACAGCTATCGGGCTCCCCTTTGGTGACTTCCTTCTCCAGCTGAGTAG GACTAAGATTCCTCCGGGCCAATCACAGAGGGATGCTATACTATACTCAAAGCGCCTTGACGGCCCTGAGGCCAAGCGTCTGCAGCTCGCTGACGGGCTCGTGGAGGAAACCAAGATGGCGGCGGAGGCAAAGTCACTTATCCTCGGCGCCCTTGGGCGAAACAGGCTCAGCAGAGATGTACTCCATAACACGAAAAAAGACATTTATGGAAAAGAACTCGATATGTCAAAGTTGTAA
- the LOC128245040 gene encoding uncharacterized protein LOC128245040 isoform X2, which translates to MAETLQVNFEEDGFATIQMVNGENRFQLSTIQEWNRVLDTVLANNGTKGLLIRGSGRFFSNGIDLAWVSGQTGDIPGQFLNGLHRLLYRILVFPVPTAALINGHAFGAGAFLALACDYRLMRQDRGWLCWPETAIGLPFGDFLLQLSRTKIPPGQSQRDAILYSKRLDGPEAKRLQLADGLVEETKMAAEAKSLILGALGRNRLSRDVLHNTKKDIYGKELDMSKL; encoded by the exons ATGGCGGAGACCTTACAAGTGAACTTTGAGGAGGACGGCTTCGCTACCATTCAGATGGTTAACGGTGAAAATAGGTTTCAGTTATCTACCATTCAGGAATGGAACAGAGTTTTGGACACAGTTTTAGC GAACAATGGCACGAAGGGTTTGCTGATCCGCGGGTCGGGTCGATTTTTCTCAAACGGTATCGACCTTGCCTGGGTGAGCGGACAGACGGGCGATATTCCCGGGCAATTCCTCAACGGTCTACACCGATTGTTGTACCGCATACTCGTGTTTCCGGTTCCAACAGCCGCTCTCATCAACG GTCATGCATTCGGTGCGGGTGCGTTTCTGGCGCTGGCGTGCGACTATCGGCTGATGCGACAAGACCGTGGCTGGCTCTGTTGGCCGGAAACAGCTATCGGGCTCCCCTTTGGTGACTTCCTTCTCCAGCTGAGTAG GACTAAGATTCCTCCGGGCCAATCACAGAGGGATGCTATACTATACTCAAAGCGCCTTGACGGCCCTGAGGCCAAGCGTCTGCAGCTCGCTGACGGGCTCGTGGAGGAAACCAAGATGGCGGCGGAGGCAAAGTCACTTATCCTCGGCGCCCTTGGGCGAAACAGGCTCAGCAGAGATGTACTCCATAACACGAAAAAAGACATTTATGGAAAAGAACTCGATATGTCAAAGTTGTAA